In a single window of the Brachionichthys hirsutus isolate HB-005 chromosome 18, CSIRO-AGI_Bhir_v1, whole genome shotgun sequence genome:
- the cldn23l gene encoding claudin-23, which produces MHTPASMVMGIVFAPLGLVLVFTAAITPQWREGRARLGMVGPGSILRAGVKGQGMGSRSKSVESLLLLRSDGLWESCLQVEHSELKQCWPVAGPYQRDPRLRLAQGLVLTSLFLCGTGIVLACIGVRCWTDIPLRGVAATGGVLVVISGVLSLTALGVYTHNLERLGVAASSRGTNNPKFPHLSLQPAGSLYFGWLGSCLQVLGGSALLFSFKRPRCPICPSCPEVPACPSCQEIPHKPDVDMYEVSC; this is translated from the coding sequence ATGCACACTCCAGCCTCCATGGTGATGGGTATTGTCTTTGCCCCTTTGGGACTGGTTCTGGTTTTCACTGCTGCCATCACCCCTCAGTGGAGAGAGGGACGGGCACGGCTAGGTATGGTGGGGCCGGGGTCGATTCTTCGGGCAGGAGTGAAAGGTCAGGGAATGGGGTCCAGGTCCAAATCAGTGGAGTCACTGCTTCTGCTGAGATCTGATGGACTTTGGGAGAGCTGCCTGCAGGTGGAGCACTCAGAGTTGAAGCAGTGTTGGCCTGTGGCGGGTCCATACCAGAGAGATCCAAGGCTTCGCCTGGCACAAGGTTTGGTCCTGACCTCATTGTTCCTGTGTGGCACTGGCATCGTCCTGGCATGCATCGGGGTCCGCTGTTGGACGGATATACCTCTGAGAGGTGTAGCAGCAACAGGTGGAGTCCTGGTGGTGATTTCTGGGGTGCTGAGCCTGACTGCCCTCGGGGTGTACACGCACAACCTTGAAAGATTGGGGGTGGCAGCATCAAGTCGAGGGACCAACAACCCAAAGTTCCCCCACCTCAGCCTGCAGCCTGCTGGTTCGCTTTACTTTGGATGGCTGGGTTCATGTTTGCAGGTGCTGGGAGGAAGCGCTCTGCTGTTCAGCTTCAAACGGCCAAGATGCCCGATCTGCCCATCCTGCCCAGAAGTACCTGCCTGTCCTTCATGTCAAGAGATCCCCCATAAGCCAGATGTCGATATGTATGAAGTCAGCTGTTAG